The proteins below come from a single Saccharopolyspora sp. SCSIO 74807 genomic window:
- a CDS encoding SDR family oxidoreductase has translation MRAERFTGRVAVVTGGASPIGFGIAARLADEGATLVLGDVDTDRLRTAAVELASDRQGRIRTVSGDLSERADAERLIATAAETAGRLDILVNCAGGGVILPTPEHTEDTVRATIDRNLWTTLHCTLAVLPIMSGAGYGRIVNIGAESVRNGLYRHAVYNAAKGGVHAFATGLAREYAERGITVNTVAPAWISTPEADARIVAAPEAERRDMAEFFAQIRSTIPMGRPGTVAEVAAAVAFVAAEEASYVTGQTISVNGGSSML, from the coding sequence GTGAGAGCTGAGCGGTTCACCGGCCGCGTCGCCGTCGTCACCGGTGGCGCCAGCCCCATCGGTTTCGGGATCGCGGCGCGACTGGCCGACGAGGGCGCCACACTCGTGCTGGGCGATGTCGATACGGACCGGTTGCGGACCGCGGCGGTCGAGCTGGCATCGGACCGACAGGGCCGGATCCGGACCGTCTCCGGGGATCTCAGCGAACGCGCGGACGCCGAACGGCTGATCGCGACCGCCGCGGAAACGGCCGGACGCCTGGACATTCTGGTCAACTGCGCCGGCGGCGGCGTGATCCTGCCGACCCCCGAACACACCGAAGACACGGTGCGAGCGACGATCGACCGGAACCTCTGGACGACGCTGCACTGCACGCTGGCCGTGCTGCCGATCATGTCCGGGGCCGGGTACGGAAGGATCGTCAACATCGGTGCGGAATCGGTGCGCAACGGCCTCTACCGGCACGCGGTGTACAACGCCGCGAAGGGCGGGGTGCACGCGTTCGCCACCGGCCTCGCACGCGAGTACGCCGAGCGGGGTATCACGGTGAACACCGTCGCGCCGGCGTGGATCAGCACTCCGGAGGCGGATGCCCGGATCGTGGCCGCCCCCGAGGCGGAACGTCGCGACATGGCGGAGTTTTTCGCGCAGATCAGGTCCACGATCCCGATGGGCCGTCCGGGGACGGTGGCCGAGGTCGCCGCGGCGGTCGCGTTCGTCGCCGCGGAAGAGGCGTCCTACGTGACCGGGCAGACGATCAGCGTCAACGGCGGCAGCTCCATGCTTTGA
- a CDS encoding FadR/GntR family transcriptional regulator, protein MADSPKGARSAVRLAPMEVPKASDVLAEELRERILSGEFVEDTQLPPERDLVTQTQMSRSTVREALRILEVQGLVRIKSGRAGGAFVQRPSQDSVATSMSLLIRGRQLRLADLLQTREAIEPVCARLAAQNRTDEELTALDEANKALEAADGNLSDFLNANIDWHIGVATASHNELLEALMIALSKAIYTATENEAFVDADVRKVTARAHKSITTAIRQGNPDAAVRRMNRHVHSYAKAVLETDERVEIPVDD, encoded by the coding sequence GTGGCTGACTCACCCAAGGGCGCTCGCTCGGCAGTACGGCTGGCGCCGATGGAAGTGCCGAAGGCTTCCGACGTGCTCGCCGAGGAGTTGCGCGAGCGTATTCTCAGCGGGGAGTTCGTCGAGGACACCCAGCTGCCGCCGGAACGGGACCTGGTCACCCAGACCCAGATGAGCCGCAGCACGGTCCGCGAGGCGCTGCGCATCCTCGAAGTCCAGGGCCTAGTGCGCATCAAGTCCGGCCGCGCCGGTGGCGCGTTCGTGCAACGACCGAGCCAGGACTCGGTCGCGACGTCAATGAGCCTGCTGATCCGGGGACGCCAGCTGCGCCTGGCGGACCTGCTGCAAACGCGCGAGGCCATCGAGCCCGTCTGCGCCCGGCTCGCTGCGCAGAACCGGACCGACGAGGAGCTGACCGCGCTGGACGAGGCGAACAAGGCGTTGGAGGCGGCCGACGGGAACCTCTCGGACTTCCTCAACGCCAACATCGACTGGCACATCGGCGTGGCCACCGCCAGCCACAACGAGCTGCTCGAAGCCCTGATGATCGCGTTGTCCAAGGCGATCTACACCGCAACCGAGAACGAGGCGTTCGTCGACGCGGATGTCCGCAAGGTCACCGCCAGGGCGCACAAGTCCATCACGACCGCGATCCGCCAAGGCAATCCGGATGCCGCGGTGCGCCGGATGAACCGGCACGTGCACTCCTACGCCAAGGCGGTGCTGGAAACCGACGAGCGTGTGGAGATCCCGGTCGACGACTGA
- a CDS encoding extradiol ring-cleavage dioxygenase, whose amino-acid sequence MSRFLGLGMTHYPLLAGTDEHMAGLLRWTLQDPDIPEREKDPASWPASMRAEWGADQGRSAAAGHRADLLGGLTRCRAALDEFAPDVVVVWGDDQYENFREEVVPPFCVLAYDDLEVPAFEVMNERGSPNAWGLPDDFRITLRGDSAIARRLADGLINDGVDMAYSYRKRDGAHFPHAILNTQLFLDYDHAGARFPYRLLPITVNCYGEHAIARKGGLARFADISSEELDPSGPSPARCVEVGRAIARHFAGNDERVAFIASSSWSHAFLTDALWHIRPDTAADRRLYQLMVEGRFDDLAAVSGRDVVAAGQHEMLNWFCLFGAVQELGLQRRWSTMVTTDVFNSNKPFGIFS is encoded by the coding sequence ATGAGTCGATTCCTCGGCCTCGGCATGACGCACTACCCGTTGCTAGCTGGCACGGACGAGCACATGGCCGGATTGCTCAGGTGGACGTTGCAGGACCCCGATATCCCCGAGCGCGAGAAGGACCCGGCGAGCTGGCCGGCGTCCATGCGCGCGGAGTGGGGCGCGGACCAGGGGCGTTCCGCAGCGGCCGGGCACCGCGCCGACCTGCTGGGCGGTCTCACGCGGTGCCGCGCCGCTCTCGACGAGTTCGCCCCAGACGTGGTCGTGGTGTGGGGTGACGACCAGTACGAGAACTTCCGCGAAGAGGTCGTGCCACCGTTCTGCGTGCTCGCCTACGACGACCTGGAGGTGCCGGCGTTCGAGGTGATGAACGAGCGCGGCAGCCCGAACGCCTGGGGACTGCCCGACGACTTCCGCATCACTCTCCGCGGCGACTCCGCGATCGCCCGCAGGCTCGCCGACGGGCTCATCAACGACGGCGTCGACATGGCCTACTCGTACCGCAAGCGGGATGGAGCGCACTTCCCGCACGCCATCCTGAACACCCAGCTGTTCCTGGACTACGACCACGCGGGAGCGCGATTCCCGTACCGGCTGCTGCCGATCACGGTGAATTGCTACGGCGAGCACGCCATCGCGCGCAAGGGCGGCTTGGCCCGGTTCGCCGACATCTCCAGCGAGGAGCTCGACCCATCCGGCCCGAGCCCGGCCCGCTGCGTCGAGGTGGGACGGGCGATCGCGCGGCACTTCGCCGGGAACGACGAGCGGGTCGCGTTCATCGCCTCGTCGAGCTGGTCGCACGCCTTCCTGACCGACGCCCTCTGGCACATCCGGCCGGACACCGCCGCCGACCGACGGCTCTACCAACTGATGGTCGAGGGCCGCTTCGACGACCTCGCCGCGGTGAGCGGGCGCGACGTCGTGGCGGCCGGCCAGCACGAAATGCTGAACTGGTTCTGCTTGTTCGGCGCCGTGCAGGAACTCGGCTTGCAGCGGCGCTGGTCGACGATGGTGACCACAGACGTGTTCAACTCGAACAAGCCGTTCGGGATCTTCTCCTGA
- a CDS encoding non-heme iron oxygenase ferredoxin subunit, whose protein sequence is MSEPSAVSDRVLACEADELADGESMTVEPDSGEAIAVYRVDGQFYATADMCTHEEWSLGEEGELCGFEVTCTLHNAKFDIRDGTALCFPATVALRRYPTTVEAGKVYVLTEESAGES, encoded by the coding sequence ATGAGCGAGCCGAGCGCGGTTTCGGACCGGGTTCTCGCGTGCGAGGCCGACGAACTCGCCGACGGAGAGTCGATGACGGTCGAGCCCGACAGTGGCGAGGCGATCGCCGTCTACCGCGTCGACGGGCAATTCTACGCCACCGCGGACATGTGCACGCACGAGGAGTGGTCGTTGGGTGAGGAAGGCGAACTGTGCGGCTTCGAGGTCACCTGCACGCTGCACAACGCGAAGTTCGACATTCGCGACGGAACGGCGTTGTGCTTCCCCGCCACGGTCGCCCTGCGCCGCTACCCCACGACCGTGGAGGCCGGGAAGGTCTACGTGCTGACCGAGGAGTCCGCTGGTGAGAGCTGA
- a CDS encoding enoyl-CoA hydratase: MSEYQTIEVERTGRVATIRLNRPGALNALNLQLMREVTEQATELDRDDQVGCILLTGSSKAFAAGADIKEMQTQSYMDVYLSDWFAGWDRLAAVRKPLVAAVSGYALGGGCELAMLCDVIIAAESAKFGQPEIKLGVIPGIGGSQRLTRAIGKAKAMEMCLTGRMMGAAEAERSGLVARVVADEALLGDAMETAETVAGMSAPVTMMVKESVNRAFETTLAEGVRFERRTFHATFATEDQKEGMAAFVDKRQPSFSHR; encoded by the coding sequence ATGAGCGAGTACCAGACCATCGAGGTCGAGCGCACCGGCAGGGTCGCCACGATCCGGCTGAACCGGCCGGGCGCGCTGAACGCGTTGAACCTCCAGCTGATGCGGGAGGTCACCGAGCAAGCGACCGAACTCGACCGGGACGATCAGGTCGGCTGCATCCTGCTGACCGGCTCGTCCAAGGCGTTCGCGGCCGGTGCCGACATCAAGGAGATGCAAACGCAGTCCTACATGGACGTCTACCTCAGTGACTGGTTCGCCGGGTGGGACCGGCTCGCTGCGGTGCGCAAGCCGCTGGTGGCGGCTGTGTCCGGCTATGCGCTCGGCGGCGGTTGTGAGCTGGCCATGCTGTGCGACGTGATCATCGCAGCCGAGAGCGCGAAGTTCGGGCAGCCGGAGATCAAGCTGGGCGTGATCCCGGGCATCGGCGGCTCGCAGCGGCTTACCCGCGCTATAGGCAAGGCCAAGGCGATGGAGATGTGCTTGACCGGGCGGATGATGGGTGCGGCGGAGGCCGAGCGCAGCGGACTTGTCGCCCGGGTAGTGGCCGATGAGGCGTTGCTCGGCGACGCGATGGAGACCGCTGAAACCGTGGCGGGCATGTCGGCCCCGGTGACGATGATGGTCAAGGAAAGCGTGAACCGGGCTTTCGAGACCACCTTGGCCGAAGGAGTCCGCTTCGAACGGCGCACGTTCCACGCGACTTTCGCGACCGAGGACCAGAAGGAAGGCATGGCGGCCTTCGTGGACAAGCGGCAGCCGTCGTTCTCGCACCGCTGA
- a CDS encoding AMP-binding protein: MTVHDRYSEDEIRDHYAAGVWRDERLFDVVEQHAAERAEGLFGSDSTTSCTYSELRDAAVRLASGLVRRGIGPGDRVAVQLPNWTEFFAIATAVARAGAVLVPIMPIYRRDEVAYIVESAGVKAAFTAGEHRGFDHAGLFVDLADAHEFLDTVVVVRAEEVPAGAVAYRDLVAEPAASEAELGPGASPDDPFTIMFSSGTTARPKGCVHTFNTMCAGARLLGQGWRYTADDVQFGPSPVTHTTGFVTSYLMPLVHGASSHLMEKWEPREGLERIAKFGCTAAVTATTFLQALIDVYDPAVHDARSMRFWTSAGAPVPASMVESARQVLPNMHVFSLYGRTEGITTTMCTVDDDPSRSLTSDGRALPHQEVRIVGPEGEELPPGQEGDIAYRGAMNCLGYLDQPEETAANYTSDGFHRSGDLGVMDQDGFVRVTGRLKDIIIRGGLNISVRQVEDLLAAHPGVHEIACVGMPDARLGEKMCAYLVPADPANPPAFDEIKTYLLGEGLAIQKVPERLEVVEAMPTTATGKIQKHLLRADIKDKLQE, translated from the coding sequence ATGACCGTGCATGACCGCTACAGCGAGGACGAGATCCGCGACCATTACGCCGCCGGTGTTTGGCGCGATGAGCGGCTGTTCGACGTGGTCGAGCAACACGCGGCCGAACGGGCGGAGGGTCTGTTCGGCTCCGACTCGACCACCTCGTGCACCTACAGCGAGTTGCGGGACGCAGCCGTGCGGCTGGCGTCCGGACTGGTGCGCCGGGGGATCGGGCCCGGTGACCGGGTCGCGGTGCAGTTGCCCAACTGGACGGAGTTTTTCGCGATCGCCACGGCGGTCGCGCGGGCCGGTGCGGTCCTGGTGCCGATCATGCCGATTTATCGCCGGGACGAAGTCGCCTACATCGTCGAGAGCGCCGGCGTGAAGGCGGCGTTCACAGCCGGCGAGCACCGGGGCTTCGACCACGCGGGACTGTTCGTCGATCTGGCGGATGCGCACGAATTCTTGGATACGGTGGTTGTCGTCCGGGCCGAAGAGGTTCCCGCGGGTGCCGTCGCGTACCGGGACCTGGTTGCCGAACCGGCTGCCTCGGAGGCGGAGCTCGGGCCGGGTGCGTCGCCGGACGATCCGTTCACGATCATGTTCAGCTCCGGCACGACCGCCCGGCCCAAAGGCTGCGTGCACACCTTCAACACCATGTGTGCCGGTGCCCGGTTGCTCGGCCAGGGGTGGCGCTACACAGCCGATGACGTCCAATTCGGACCGTCGCCGGTCACGCACACCACAGGGTTCGTCACCAGCTACCTGATGCCGCTGGTCCACGGCGCGTCTTCGCACCTGATGGAGAAGTGGGAACCGCGCGAGGGTCTGGAGCGGATCGCGAAGTTCGGCTGCACGGCCGCGGTGACCGCGACTACGTTCCTACAGGCGTTGATCGACGTCTACGACCCGGCCGTGCATGACGCGCGGAGCATGCGGTTCTGGACGTCGGCCGGGGCGCCGGTTCCGGCCAGCATGGTCGAGTCCGCCCGGCAGGTGCTGCCGAACATGCATGTCTTCAGTCTCTACGGCAGGACCGAGGGCATCACCACGACGATGTGCACCGTTGATGACGACCCGTCCCGCTCGCTCACCTCGGATGGTCGCGCGCTGCCGCATCAGGAGGTGCGGATCGTGGGGCCGGAAGGGGAGGAATTGCCACCGGGGCAGGAAGGCGACATCGCCTACCGCGGGGCGATGAACTGCCTCGGGTACCTCGACCAGCCAGAGGAGACCGCGGCCAACTACACCAGCGACGGCTTCCACCGCTCCGGCGATCTGGGCGTGATGGACCAGGACGGGTTCGTGCGGGTCACCGGCCGACTCAAGGACATCATCATTCGTGGTGGGTTGAACATCAGCGTTCGGCAGGTCGAGGACCTGCTGGCGGCGCATCCCGGCGTCCACGAGATCGCCTGCGTGGGCATGCCCGATGCGCGGCTGGGCGAGAAGATGTGCGCCTACCTGGTTCCGGCCGACCCGGCGAATCCGCCTGCGTTCGACGAGATCAAGACCTACCTGCTGGGCGAGGGCTTGGCGATCCAGAAGGTGCCGGAGCGGTTGGAGGTCGTCGAGGCGATGCCGACCACTGCGACCGGCAAGATCCAGAAGCACCTGCTGCGCGCCGACATCAAGGACAAGCTTCAGGAATGA
- a CDS encoding aromatic-ring-hydroxylating dioxygenase subunit beta translates to MTAATPNAATVTRSEVEDFLFLESALLDEWRLEEWVELFTLDCTYEAPATDAPASDPGQTWSLIHDRRTMLEQRVIRLKKPEAHAEFPHSQTSRIVGNVRILDRGPDAVSVSASFLVSRMKAGKFDQYAGHYYYALVPGADGFKIRRKKAVLAHDRLAPQGKISFVL, encoded by the coding sequence ATGACCGCTGCCACCCCGAACGCCGCGACCGTGACCCGCAGCGAGGTCGAGGACTTCTTGTTCCTGGAGTCCGCGCTACTCGACGAATGGCGCCTGGAGGAGTGGGTCGAGCTGTTCACCCTCGACTGCACCTACGAGGCGCCGGCCACCGACGCGCCCGCGTCCGATCCGGGTCAGACCTGGTCGTTGATCCACGACCGGCGGACGATGCTGGAACAGCGCGTGATCCGCCTCAAGAAGCCGGAGGCGCACGCAGAGTTCCCGCACTCGCAGACCAGTCGCATCGTCGGCAACGTCCGCATCCTCGACCGCGGTCCGGATGCCGTGTCGGTGTCGGCGAGCTTCCTCGTCTCCCGCATGAAGGCCGGAAAGTTCGACCAGTACGCCGGCCACTACTACTACGCCCTGGTGCCGGGCGCGGACGGGTTCAAGATCCGGCGCAAGAAGGCGGTGCTGGCCCACGACCGCCTCGCTCCCCAGGGCAAGATCTCGTTCGTCCTGTGA
- a CDS encoding (Fe-S)-binding protein → MSALQLVLGLICLAVTAVAVVMVVRTVRRMISSIRLGQPDPSRRGPFGARFGNMLTEIVGHTKMLKWGHVGVAHWFVMVGFGGLSLSVLEAYFEVFVPAFETPLLSWFGPWNLIVELLGISTVIGGFWLIAVRQLNHPRRAGRVSRFQGSNFGQAYFVEAVVVLEGFGIMGLRAFKESSGLFEAPLWSSPLTYAIGSVLPASTAAVSVFAGFKILSAMIWVIVIARNITMGVAWHRFTAFFNIYFKRELGDAPALGALQPMMSGGKELDFEEADPDTDVFGAGQVEDFKWKGWLDFTTCTECGRCQSQCPAWNTAKPLSPKLLITSLREHAYAKAPYLQAGGKRDMAGDEVGITGDGADEKLAGIDALALAEADRPLVGGPEEAGVIDPEVLWACTNCGACVEQCPVDIEHVDHIVDMRRYQVLIESNFPTELGGMFKNLENKGNPWGQNAKDRLAWTEELDFEVPVFDGELEDDVEYVFWVGCAGAFEDRAKKTTRAVAELLHLADVKYTVLGGEETCTGDPARRAGNEFLFQMLAQQNVETLNSVFENREPGKRKIVATCAHCFNSLANEYSQLGGNFEVVHHTQLLNKLVREKRLTPVAPVAEDVTYHDPCFLGRHNKVYTPPRDLVGASGANFREMPRHGDRSMCCGAGGARMWMEERIGKRINVDRVDEALGTAPQKIATGCPFCRVMLTDGLTSRQNEQAASEDVEVLDVAQLLLSSVKRGTPPTEDGGTIAERDPGVPR, encoded by the coding sequence ATGAGTGCTCTGCAGCTGGTCCTGGGCCTGATCTGCCTGGCCGTGACGGCCGTCGCGGTGGTGATGGTCGTGCGGACAGTGCGGCGGATGATCTCGTCGATCCGCCTCGGACAACCGGACCCGAGCAGGCGCGGCCCGTTCGGGGCTCGGTTCGGGAACATGCTCACAGAGATCGTGGGCCACACGAAGATGCTCAAGTGGGGTCATGTCGGTGTGGCCCATTGGTTCGTGATGGTCGGTTTCGGCGGGCTGAGCTTGAGCGTGCTGGAGGCGTACTTCGAGGTCTTCGTACCGGCCTTCGAGACGCCGCTTTTGAGTTGGTTCGGGCCGTGGAACCTGATCGTGGAGCTGCTGGGCATCAGCACCGTGATCGGTGGGTTCTGGCTGATCGCGGTGCGCCAGCTCAACCACCCGCGCCGCGCGGGGCGGGTGTCGCGGTTCCAGGGGTCGAACTTCGGGCAGGCGTACTTCGTCGAGGCCGTGGTGGTGCTGGAAGGTTTCGGCATCATGGGCCTGCGGGCGTTCAAGGAGTCGTCCGGGCTGTTCGAGGCACCGCTGTGGTCCTCGCCGCTGACCTACGCGATCGGCAGCGTGCTGCCCGCCAGCACCGCGGCCGTCTCGGTCTTCGCCGGGTTCAAGATCCTCTCCGCGATGATCTGGGTGATCGTGATCGCCCGGAACATCACCATGGGCGTGGCCTGGCACCGGTTCACCGCGTTCTTCAACATCTACTTCAAGCGCGAGCTCGGCGACGCCCCCGCGCTGGGCGCGCTGCAGCCGATGATGTCCGGCGGCAAGGAACTCGACTTCGAAGAAGCCGACCCGGACACCGACGTGTTCGGCGCCGGGCAGGTCGAGGACTTCAAGTGGAAGGGCTGGCTGGACTTCACCACCTGCACCGAGTGCGGCCGGTGCCAGTCGCAGTGCCCGGCGTGGAACACCGCCAAGCCGCTCTCGCCGAAGCTGCTGATCACCTCGCTGCGCGAGCACGCCTATGCGAAGGCGCCGTACCTGCAGGCCGGTGGCAAGCGGGACATGGCCGGTGACGAGGTCGGCATCACCGGCGACGGCGCGGACGAGAAGCTCGCCGGGATCGACGCGCTCGCGCTGGCCGAGGCGGACCGGCCGCTGGTCGGCGGGCCGGAAGAGGCCGGGGTGATCGACCCCGAGGTGCTGTGGGCGTGCACCAACTGCGGTGCCTGCGTGGAGCAGTGCCCGGTGGACATCGAGCACGTGGACCACATCGTCGACATGCGCCGCTACCAGGTGCTGATCGAGTCGAACTTCCCCACCGAGCTCGGCGGGATGTTCAAGAACCTGGAGAACAAGGGCAACCCGTGGGGCCAGAACGCCAAGGACCGGCTGGCCTGGACCGAGGAGCTGGACTTCGAGGTCCCGGTCTTCGACGGTGAGCTCGAAGACGACGTCGAGTACGTGTTCTGGGTCGGCTGCGCGGGCGCCTTCGAGGACCGCGCCAAGAAGACCACCCGCGCGGTCGCGGAGCTGCTGCACCTGGCCGACGTGAAGTACACCGTGCTCGGCGGCGAGGAGACCTGCACCGGTGACCCGGCGCGGCGCGCGGGCAACGAGTTCCTGTTCCAGATGCTCGCCCAGCAGAACGTCGAGACGCTGAACTCGGTGTTCGAGAACCGCGAACCGGGCAAGCGCAAGATCGTCGCGACCTGCGCGCACTGCTTCAACAGCCTCGCCAACGAGTACTCGCAGCTCGGCGGGAACTTCGAGGTCGTGCACCACACCCAGCTGCTGAACAAGCTGGTGCGGGAGAAGCGGCTCACCCCGGTGGCCCCGGTCGCCGAGGACGTCACCTACCACGACCCCTGCTTCCTGGGCAGGCACAACAAGGTCTACACCCCGCCGCGGGACCTGGTCGGCGCTTCCGGCGCGAACTTCCGGGAGATGCCGCGGCACGGCGACCGCTCGATGTGCTGCGGCGCAGGCGGTGCGCGGATGTGGATGGAAGAGCGCATCGGCAAGCGCATCAACGTCGACCGCGTGGACGAGGCGCTGGGCACCGCGCCGCAGAAGATCGCCACCGGCTGCCCGTTCTGCCGCGTCATGCTCACCGACGGGCTGACCTCCCGGCAGAACGAGCAGGCCGCCTCCGAGGACGTCGAAGTCCTCGACGTGGCGCAACTGCTGCTCTCCAGCGTCAAACGCGGCACACCGCCCACTGAGGACGGAGGCACCATCGCGGAGCGCGATCCGGGCGTTCCGCGCTGA
- a CDS encoding CaiB/BaiF CoA-transferase family protein, whose translation MKVIEIGSIGPGPFCAMMLADLGADIIRVDRVAGAELVGPSADFRTEVLNRGRRSVGIDLKDAAGRELVLGLVERADALIEGFRPGVAERLGIGPQECSERNPRLVYGRMTGFGQEGPLARTVGHDLNYVAQSGVLSLIGRAGQPPTPPLSLVGDFGGGGMVLALGILAALWETRRSGAGQVIDAAMCDGAALLGAAFHGFARTGAWNPARGTNLVDSGAPFYDVYLTADERWIAVAALEPRFYAELLAVLGFDAASLPEQHDRSQWPRLKELFADAIRARTRDEWVEAARGRDACLTAVLDVEEAAEDEHNRARGGFVEVDGLTQPAPAPRFSRTPARVDSPPPLPGEHTRSALADWGVSQDAVASLVEAGVLSSISEPTPSSADADRLEP comes from the coding sequence ATGAAGGTCATCGAGATCGGCAGCATCGGCCCAGGCCCGTTCTGCGCGATGATGCTCGCCGACCTCGGCGCCGACATCATCCGGGTGGACCGCGTCGCAGGCGCCGAGCTGGTCGGTCCCAGCGCCGACTTCCGCACCGAGGTGCTCAACCGAGGACGCAGATCGGTGGGGATCGACCTCAAGGATGCGGCCGGTCGCGAGCTCGTGCTCGGCCTGGTCGAACGAGCCGATGCGCTCATCGAGGGCTTCCGGCCAGGAGTGGCCGAACGGCTCGGCATCGGCCCGCAGGAGTGCTCCGAGCGCAATCCGCGGCTGGTCTACGGGAGGATGACCGGATTCGGGCAGGAAGGTCCGTTGGCGCGCACTGTCGGGCACGACCTCAACTACGTCGCGCAGAGCGGTGTGCTCTCGCTGATCGGCCGCGCGGGGCAGCCGCCGACACCGCCGTTGAGCCTGGTGGGCGACTTCGGCGGTGGCGGGATGGTGCTCGCGCTGGGCATCCTCGCCGCGTTGTGGGAGACGCGGCGGTCCGGTGCGGGGCAGGTCATCGACGCGGCGATGTGCGACGGAGCGGCGCTGCTCGGGGCCGCCTTCCACGGGTTCGCCCGCACCGGCGCGTGGAACCCGGCTCGCGGCACCAACCTGGTCGACTCCGGAGCGCCGTTCTACGACGTGTACCTGACCGCGGACGAGCGCTGGATCGCGGTCGCGGCACTCGAACCGCGCTTCTACGCCGAGCTGCTGGCCGTGCTGGGATTCGACGCCGCGTCGCTACCGGAGCAGCACGACCGATCCCAGTGGCCGAGGCTCAAGGAGCTGTTCGCCGACGCGATCCGCGCCCGCACGCGCGACGAGTGGGTCGAAGCGGCGCGTGGCCGCGATGCCTGCCTGACCGCCGTGCTGGACGTGGAGGAAGCAGCCGAGGACGAGCACAACCGCGCGCGCGGCGGCTTCGTCGAGGTCGACGGGTTGACCCAACCCGCGCCCGCGCCGCGATTCAGCCGGACCCCGGCGCGCGTCGACTCACCACCGCCGCTACCCGGCGAGCACACCAGGTCGGCGCTGGCCGACTGGGGCGTTTCCCAGGACGCGGTGGCGTCGCTGGTCGAGGCCGGCGTGCTCAGCTCGATCTCGGAACCGACTCCGTCGTCGGCGGACGCGGACCGCTTAGAACCGTGA
- a CDS encoding aromatic ring-hydroxylating dioxygenase subunit alpha translates to MPDPLVIDNRKDSLFQVDREVFTSQEVFERERELLFGPSWLYVGHESELPERNDFRTRDVGGRSIIFNRDRRGEVRVLLNTCLHRGASVCRHPAGKAKIFTCFYHGWAYRNSGELVNVPSAEDYAASPADVYGGLHTPRIESYRGFWFVNFSGDAPDLRSWLGTATYLLDLAVDQSEDGIEVLTGTHNYELHANWKLLVENSVDGYHAKSVHHTYFEMMMELGQTPPMLGDADTNGVPPAGLGTEFDNGHATLIYPGNGLPLANENVVRNLAELREKAVQRCGESYATAVFDLARNSIFFPNFVLIDLNFGMILRTIMPVAPDRTEVTSWHIAPRGLDGESLQYRIDNALTFWGPAGLATPDDVEALEQAQRGFTARNEVRWSDISKGLGKARPAANDELQMRAWWRQWNALMTGERLPREVDEFVPFDTRTPQGA, encoded by the coding sequence ATGCCTGATCCTCTCGTGATCGACAATCGCAAGGACTCGCTGTTCCAGGTCGACCGCGAGGTGTTCACCTCGCAGGAGGTCTTCGAACGGGAACGCGAGCTGCTGTTCGGCCCGTCCTGGTTGTACGTCGGCCACGAATCCGAGCTCCCGGAGCGCAACGATTTCCGCACCCGCGACGTGGGCGGCCGGTCGATCATCTTCAACCGCGACCGGCGCGGCGAGGTCCGGGTGCTGCTCAACACCTGCCTGCACCGCGGCGCATCGGTCTGCCGGCATCCGGCCGGGAAGGCGAAGATCTTCACCTGCTTCTACCACGGGTGGGCCTACCGCAATTCGGGCGAGCTGGTGAACGTCCCGTCCGCGGAGGACTACGCCGCATCACCGGCCGACGTGTACGGCGGTCTGCACACGCCGCGCATCGAGTCCTACCGCGGCTTCTGGTTCGTGAACTTTTCCGGCGACGCCCCGGATCTGCGTAGCTGGCTGGGTACCGCGACATACCTGCTGGACCTGGCCGTGGACCAGTCCGAGGACGGCATCGAGGTGCTCACCGGCACGCACAACTACGAACTGCACGCCAACTGGAAGCTGCTGGTCGAGAACAGCGTGGACGGCTACCACGCGAAATCGGTGCACCACACCTACTTCGAGATGATGATGGAACTCGGGCAGACCCCGCCGATGCTCGGCGATGCCGACACCAACGGCGTGCCACCGGCCGGGCTGGGAACCGAGTTCGACAACGGGCACGCCACGCTGATCTACCCGGGCAACGGCCTTCCGCTGGCCAACGAGAACGTCGTGCGCAACTTGGCCGAGCTGCGGGAGAAAGCGGTCCAGCGATGCGGCGAGTCCTACGCCACCGCGGTGTTCGACCTGGCGCGCAACAGCATCTTCTTCCCCAACTTCGTGCTGATCGACCTGAACTTCGGCATGATCCTGCGCACGATCATGCCGGTCGCGCCCGACCGCACCGAAGTCACCAGCTGGCACATCGCGCCCCGCGGCCTCGACGGCGAATCCCTGCAGTACCGCATCGACAACGCGCTCACGTTCTGGGGACCGGCCGGGCTGGCCACCCCCGACGACGTCGAGGCGCTCGAACAGGCGCAGCGCGGATTCACCGCGCGCAACGAGGTGCGCTGGTCCGACATCTCCAAAGGCCTGGGCAAGGCCCGCCCGGCGGCCAACGACGAACTCCAGATGCGCGCCTGGTGGCGGCAGTGGAACGCGCTGATGACCGGCGAGCGGTTGCCTCGCGAGGTCGACGAGTTCGTCCCGTTCGACACCCGCACACCCCAGGGAGCCTGA